The Deltaproteobacteria bacterium genome contains a region encoding:
- the amrB gene encoding AmmeMemoRadiSam system protein B encodes MMEGKLPGIRKDLECFPVFHEGRQFVLFRDPLGLVPEGTSVPLSLYRFMSLLDGTKSLRDLQTDLMRQQGGVLVGSDEVMGLLARLDKSYILDSPRFREARDRIIEEFRSKPVRPCSHCGAAYPAEGPTLMQTLEEILNSGPSSEAIQGKVLALAAPHIDLSVGRNGYGTAYRTLRGREYPRVVVLGVGHRMEDGMFAITEKDFETPLGKTETDRILVQDLRHAGAEILADSDIAHRSEHSIEFQLLFLQYLLGAGAFKLVPILCGSLLAGLPSYSRQAYLDRAGPFLDRLRKAFSGPGGQTLFIAGVDLSHVGPKFGHDAPAPALQKEAGEHDRALLEAFCMLDADRLWEESSRVQDRFNVCGFSVMACFCEILPPCKGRLLHYETWNEEATRSSVSFGAVLFEAG; translated from the coding sequence ATGATGGAAGGAAAACTGCCCGGCATCAGAAAAGATCTGGAATGTTTTCCGGTTTTCCATGAAGGACGACAATTTGTCCTTTTCAGGGATCCCCTGGGGCTGGTTCCCGAAGGTACCAGTGTGCCCCTCTCCCTTTACCGTTTCATGAGCCTCCTGGACGGCACAAAGAGCCTCAGGGATCTGCAGACGGATCTAATGCGTCAGCAGGGAGGCGTGCTCGTGGGGTCAGATGAGGTCATGGGCTTGCTCGCCCGGCTCGATAAATCTTACATCCTGGACTCACCCCGCTTCCGGGAGGCGCGGGACCGAATCATCGAAGAATTCCGTTCAAAGCCCGTAAGGCCGTGCTCCCACTGCGGTGCGGCTTACCCGGCGGAGGGCCCTACCTTGATGCAAACCCTGGAAGAAATCCTGAATTCCGGACCGTCGAGTGAGGCCATCCAGGGAAAGGTCCTCGCCCTCGCGGCCCCCCATATCGACCTTTCCGTGGGCAGGAACGGATATGGGACGGCCTACCGGACCCTTCGCGGGAGGGAATATCCCAGGGTCGTGGTCCTCGGCGTAGGGCACCGGATGGAAGACGGGATGTTCGCCATCACCGAAAAGGACTTCGAGACCCCCCTGGGGAAAACCGAAACCGACCGGATCCTGGTTCAAGACCTCCGTCACGCCGGGGCGGAGATCCTGGCCGATTCGGACATCGCCCACCGATCAGAGCATTCCATTGAATTTCAGCTCCTCTTCCTGCAATATCTTTTAGGGGCAGGTGCCTTCAAGCTGGTTCCCATCCTTTGCGGATCCCTGCTGGCGGGTCTTCCCAGCTATTCGCGCCAAGCCTACCTGGATCGGGCCGGCCCTTTCCTGGACCGGCTCAGGAAGGCCTTTTCGGGACCAGGGGGGCAGACTCTTTTCATTGCAGGCGTTGATCTCTCCCACGTAGGTCCGAAATTCGGCCATGACGCGCCCGCCCCGGCGCTTCAGAAAGAGGCCGGAGAACACGACAGGGCACTGCTTGAGGCATTTTGCATGCTTGATGCTGACAGGTTGTGGGAAGAATCAAGCAGGGTTCAGGATCGATTCAATGTCTGCGGATTTTCGGTCATGGCCTGCTTTTGCGAAATATTGCCGCCATGCAAAGGCAGGCTCCTCCACTACGAGACCTGGAACGAGGAGGCGACCCGCTCATCAGTAAGTTTCGGGGCTGTGCTTTTCGAGGCCGGGTGA
- a CDS encoding cytoplasmic protein: MPPDPPINRNQRADFDEFEATELYCPECRRAVPVRKSLLLILPEGDKYEYRCQFCGSTVGDKIDRRGQFHDFTRG; the protein is encoded by the coding sequence ATGCCTCCAGATCCTCCGATAAATCGGAACCAGAGGGCTGATTTCGATGAATTCGAGGCCACGGAACTCTATTGCCCGGAATGCCGTCGTGCCGTACCCGTTCGAAAGTCCCTCCTCCTGATCCTTCCGGAGGGAGACAAATACGAATACCGATGCCAATTCTGCGGGAGCACGGTGGGGGATAAAATCGACCGCAGGGGCCAATTCCACGACTTCACCAGGGGGTGA
- the mce gene encoding methylmalonyl-CoA epimerase, which yields MKVLCIDHIGVAVKEISKAGSFYTDILGLKIEGIETVDDQKVKVAFIPVTDTEVELLESTRPDGPVAKYIESRGEGIQHIAFRVENLEAALSELKEKGVRLIDEKPRQGAGGAKIAFIHPGETRGVLVELCEREKS from the coding sequence ATGAAGGTTCTTTGTATTGATCACATCGGCGTGGCGGTCAAGGAGATCTCAAAGGCGGGCTCATTTTACACGGACATTCTCGGGCTGAAGATTGAAGGGATCGAGACGGTGGACGATCAAAAGGTGAAGGTCGCCTTCATCCCCGTCACGGACACGGAGGTGGAGCTTCTCGAATCCACCCGGCCTGATGGTCCGGTTGCGAAGTACATCGAGTCCCGGGGAGAAGGGATTCAGCACATCGCCTTCCGGGTCGAAAACCTTGAGGCGGCCCTCTCCGAATTAAAGGAGAAGGGAGTTCGCTTGATAGATGAGAAGCCACGGCAGGGGGCCGGCGGAGCGAAAATCGCTTTCATTCATCCCGGGGAGACCCGAGGCGTCCTTGTGGAACTGTGTGAAAGAGAGAAGAGCTGA